One window of Aspergillus oryzae RIB40 DNA, chromosome 3 genomic DNA carries:
- a CDS encoding uncharacterized protein (predicted protein) yields the protein MRTPDKSPFPGRFNLASLRVWGLGQELIFALTLVLSNHSRETVDQLVWTDSLDVLSNSLSPGMPQTCWGRDQKMQTPSLSIPRKASSPHSIIIITPPNVIIVPRSCLGLFLP from the exons ATGAGAACACCGGACAAATCCCCTTTTCCGGGCAGATTTAACCTCGCTTCTTTGCGTGTCTGGGGTCTGGGGCAAGAACTGATTTTTGCCCTAACCTTGGTTC TGTCCAACCATTCACGGGAGACGGTCGATCAACTGGTCTGGACCGACAGTCTTGATGTTCTGTCGAACAGCCTTTCCCCGGGTATGCCCCAGACATGCTGGGGAAGAGACCAAAAAATGCAAACACCCAGTCTCAGCATTCCTCGGAAGGCGTCATCACCTCattccattatcatcatcactccCCCAAATGTTATCATTGTGCCCCGTTCTTGTCTTGGACTTTTCTTG CCTTGA
- a CDS encoding uncharacterized protein (Zn-finger), with the protein MPPPASSVDFTNLLNPQNNETGSAPSTPVDSSKAPSTPSSTQSNSTMASSVSLLPPLMKGARPATEEARQDLPRPYKCPLCDRAFHRLEHQTRHIRTHTGEKPHACQFPGCTKRFSRSDELTRHSRIHNNPNSRRSNKAHLAAAAAAAAAGQENAMVNVTNAGSLMPPPTKPMTRSAPVSQVGSPDVSPPHSFSNYAGHMRSNLGPYARNTERASSGMDINLLATAASQVERDEQHFGFHAGPRNHHLFASRHHTGRGLPSLSAYAISHSMSRSHSHEDEDGYTHRVKRSRPNSPNSTAPSSPTFSHDSLSPTPDHTPLATPAHSPRLRPLGSSELHLPSIRHLSLHHTPALAPMEPQPEGPNYYSPSQSHGPTISDIMSRPDGTQRKLPVPQVPKVAVQDMLNPSAGFSSVSSSTNNSVAGNDLAERF; encoded by the coding sequence ATGCCAccaccggcttcttcagtgGATTTCACCAATCTGCTGAACCCTCAGAATAACGAGACTGGTTCTGCACCTTCCACGCCAGTGGATAGCTCCAAGGCTCCCTCTACCCCGTCCAGTACTCAGTCCAACTCTACCATGGCCTCGTCTGTTAGCTTACTACCGCCCCTCATGAAGGGTGCTCGTCCCGCAACGGAAGAAGCGCGCCAGGATCTTCCCCGTCCATACAAGTGTCCCCTGTGTGATCGCGCCTTCCATCGTTTGGAGCACCAGACCAGACATATTCGCACACATACGGGTGAAAAGCCACACGCTTGCCAGTTCCCGGGCTGCACAAAACGCTTTAGTCGCTCTGACGAGCTGACACGCCACTCAAGAATtcacaacaaccccaactccaGGCGGAGTAACAAGGCACATCTggccgctgccgctgccgctgccgctgccggACAAGAGAATGCAATGGTAAATGTGACCAACGCGGGCTCGTTGATGCCCCCGCCCACAAAGCCTATGACCCGCTCTGCGCCTGTCTCTCAGGTTGGATCTCCGGATGTCTCCCCTCCGCACTCCTTCTCGAACTATGCCGGTCACATGCGTTCCAATCTGGGACCATATGCTCGCAACACCGAGCGGGCGTCCTCGGGAATGGATATCAATCTACTTGCCACCGCTGCATCTCAGGTTGAGCGTGATGAACAACATTTTGGGTTCCACGCTGGTCCACGTAATCACCATTTGTTCGCCTCGCGTCACCACACCGGTCGTGGCCTGCCTTCCCTTTCAGCGTACGCCATCTCGCACAGCATGAGCCGTTCTCACTCTcacgaggacgaggatggtTACACTCATCGCGTCAAGCGCTCAAGGCCTAACTCACCAAACTCGACCGCTCCGTCCTCACCGACTTTCTCTCACGACTCTCTTTCCCCAACGCCAGACCACACTCCGTTGGCAACCCCTGCTCATTCGCCACGCTTGAGGCCATTGGGATCTAGCGAACTCCACCTTCCTTCGATTCGCCATCTGTCCCTCCATCACACCCCTGCCCTTGCTCCAATGGAGCCCCAGCCGGAAGGCCCCAACTATTACAGTCCCAGCCAGTCTCATGGTCCCACAATCAGCGATATCATGTCCAGACCCGACGGAACACAGCGTAAACTGCCCGTTCCACAGGTTCCCAAGGTCGCGGTGCAAGATATGCTGAACCCCAGCGCTGGGTTTTCGTCGGTTTCCTCATCGACGAATAACTCTGTCGCAGGAAATGATTTGGCAGAACGTTTCTAG
- a CDS encoding uncharacterized protein (predicted protein) → MWEQDRPVTISDRVVSRCSPGAAGTNAGHPRSLFSFKPGGLRLAADVSTKSVCSGGSEAVAETMPSSTAVPSLSSDAASASSSSAGVSLETRWAEGLTGQEILEDDGTGALVVPPSRPARQYHHHTYICLFYILDCHHTFDDVEQWKTHVLSHFRTHEPPRTARCPLCPGERFSDTPEQKGWDRMLDHVDVAHYQRGQTLAGSRPDFQLMQYLYRLRIISVDQFKVMQLPPPPSSPAYHRSQEPVRANIGSSDEPYCAPYSRRREQRMRGQRRGVSVG, encoded by the coding sequence ATGTGGGAACAGGATCGCCCCGTCACTATTTCAGATCGTGTCGTATCAAGGTGTTCGCCCGGTGCTGCTGGCACGAACGCCGGCCATCCAAGATCATTGTTCTCATTCAAACCGGGCGGCTTACGTCTAGCCGCGGACGTAAGCACGAAGAGTGTGTGTAGTGGTGGGAGTGAAGCCGTTGCCGAAACCATGCCGTCCTCCACGGCCGTCCCGTCGTTATCAAGCGACGCTGCCTCcgcttcatcctcatcagcgGGTGTATCTCTGGAGACAAGATGGGCGGAAGGTCTCACCGGCCAGGAGATAttagaagacgatggaacGGGCGCGCTCGTCGTCCCGCCGTCCCGCCCTGCTCGGCAATATCATCACCATACCTATATCTGTCTGTTCTATATCTTAGATTGTCACCACACCTTCGACGATGTCGAGCAATGGAAGACTCACGTTCTGAGCCACTTCCGAACCCACGAACCACCGCGAACAGCCCGATGCCCTCTATGTCCGGGTGAGCGGTTCAGCGACACCCCCGAACAGAAAGGATGGGATCGCATGCTCGACCATGTCGATGTAGCACATTATCAACGGGGCCAGACCCTAGCTGGAAGCCGACCGGACTTTCAACTGATGCAGTATCTCTACCGCTTGCGGATCATCAGCGTTGACCAGTTCAAGGTGATGCAGCTGCCACCGCCGCCGTCTAGCCCTGCTTATCATCGATCGCAAGAACCCGTCCGGGCAAATATAGGGTCGTCGGATGAACCATACTGTGCTCCGTATAGTCGACGGCGAGAACAAAGGATGCGAGGACAGCGTCGAGGGGTCAGCGTCGGATGA